Proteins from a single region of Artemia franciscana chromosome 20, ASM3288406v1, whole genome shotgun sequence:
- the LOC136040321 gene encoding histone H2B-like: protein MAPKTSGKAAKKAGKVQKNIRKTDKKRKRKRMESYAIYSYKVLKQVHPDTGVSSKGISIMNSFVNDIFERIAAEDSRLALYNKMSTITSREVQTALRLLLPGKLAKHAVFEGTKAVTKYTSSK, encoded by the coding sequence ATGGCTCCAAAAACTTCAGGAAAAGCAGCAAAGAAAGCTGGTAAGGTGCagaaaaatattcgtaaaactgataagaaaaggaaaagaaagaggATGGAAAGCTACGCCATTTACAGTTACAAAGTTCTCAAGCAAGTGCATCCCGACACTGGTGTTTCTAGTAAGGGAATTAGCATCATGAATAGCTTTGTCAATGACATCTTTGAAAGAATTGCTGCGGAAGACTCTCGTCTAGCTCTCTACAACAAGATGTCCACCATCACTAGCAGAGAGGTCCAAACTGCTCTGAGGCTGCTACTACCCGGAAAACTTGCCAAGCACGCTGTTTTTGAAGGCACTAAAGCTGTAACAAAATACACAAGCTCCAAATAA